The Aedes albopictus strain Foshan chromosome 2, AalbF5, whole genome shotgun sequence region tcccagatttcctctggggaatcccccaggagttcatcaagggattcctttaagatttcttccagaatgtgctccaggcattcatccaagaatttctccagggagtccttcagatattccttcaggggttccttcagatcttcctgcaggaattcctccaggaatttctttaggagttcctcctcgggctcatccatgaattcctacaaagacggttcgatgtacaatctcaattttagatattaaatttatttagacaaataaatcaCCCCATGAATTTGTACTCCATGCTGCAAATAATTTTATGGTTTCgcaacattttataatatcgaatcgatgtggaaacatcgattcaaagcattcgattcaatctgtgaatcgattctgctggtccaaatcgaatcgattcacaaaaatcgatgtctcagccaaacttgcccaatAAGGCAATTTggcgttcatcacccttctcttTCAAGCAGCAGCAGAAGATAGAAATTGCTTGTTTAatgttttcatagggaaacgtttccctatgaaaacaaACATATCCTCCTCGGAAGCCAAAAAGATAAAGGTGATTAATCGTCAGAAAGCCTTATGCTAGTTTGTGCAAACGCAGATGTATATTTGGTCTGCTGTagttacaaacgattgcaatcatcacttcctttcccttcttcacattgacctgcaacctgacattgtcgcctaaaaatagaagatcaccaacactcacatactgaagatgcctgctcaGTCTCCGGTAtagattccttgtgtgagtgattTTAGCTGGTCTGGCAATACTGATGCGGCATCTACCGGCGcccggcggtcaatcaagctcaaactgttgtggcaatacccgtacccttaatatttagtgcatgtcgtctTATTCAATTGCCAATGAAtgacaatgaagcatcgatttcagTTCAGTTCTTGTTTCGTTTCCTCAGAGGTTCAAGAAATCGCGTGAGATAAAAAAGTATCACTTTCATATGGGTTCAAATCCCAGCAAAAGTGCACCCCTTATCACACAAATCGATTTTATTTCTGAGTAAATAATTCGGTAATAAGACTTCGTTTGAGTCCTTGAATGACCAGTACTTACCAGCCCTTAAAAAGTTATTACGCAAGTTATTAGTTTACCCTGTATAGTAGAGAACGTTGAACTGAGAAGAAATCTCTATTCCAGATGTCAAACCATTTGAGTGATTCCCGTTcaggtaaaacaattctcagaagtcGAATGTTGAGTGCTCTGATATCGATTCCTGAAACATTCGCTAGAACATGTGTCCCAATCAAGTTACACGAGATAACATGGAATCCCCATCCTCGCAATTCTATCTTTCAAGTGCTATATAAATCAGGAATGACTTGTTTGACATCATTAATTCTGTCGTAACTTCAGTCAAGAGAACCGCAACTATGTGTTCAAAATCGATCATCATTCTGGTAGTAGTGACCGCCACTTTAGTTTTATCCAAAACTGAGCCACCTTTGGGTTGCGTTCAGATTGAAAACGTAGCCTACAGACGGTTTATGTTTGCTGGTCAGTATCAAAGTGGATACGATAGAAGCGTCAACTACGACAACTGGGAACGTTTGACCGATAAGGACTGGATTTTTGACAAGAGTGGGAAGGAGTATCGAATTTACACGGTCAGGAATCAAATCGCTCCCATGTATCTACGAGTGAACAAGGCGGTGCAGATAGATAACGATCGGCGAAAGGTGCAGCTATCAGCTTTCGTGAACAGCACAAGCGAGATATTGTGGAAGGTCGAAGACCTAAAGAACGGCTACTACGCTATCCAGAACAAAGATTTTAAAGAATACCTCTACGCCGGAGAAAGGAAGTATGATACCACGTATGGTTGTCTCCATCCCTATGAAACAAGCATATACAACTGGAAAACCAACACCACCATGTGCCGCCATGTAGGGCAAGTCTTCACATGGAAGGGAAAGAAGCCGAAGAAGCTGGGACACGAATTCCAGTGGAAAATTCACAGCTGTTGACCCAGATCCAGTGGAGTGGCGCACCGCAAGCCATATGTCATCTGGCGGTGATCAATCATGACGGAATAATTAAATTTCGCTAATTATCACGCCATACGAAACGCAAAACCGCTACAGGCATTGGCTTCCATTAAATTCCCTTTTTCCCACTGCAGGCTGCTACTGCTTGCTGTATGTGAAATAATTTATaacagaaaaaatattaaatgaaACCTACTCGGGCTGAAACAAACGCTTGGGTCTGTGTGGTCTTGTCCTTCGAGAATAAATGAAGCTTTCGTTCTACATACGCACCTCATCTGCGGTGTCCTTTCAGCGGCAGGGAAAACGAGAGAaaaaattgttaattaaaaagttttaattttttaattccaTGAAAACACACTGACTGTAAGGGATACATTAGCGAAATGTGAACAAAAAGAAAATCCTTTGGTTCGGAATAGCCACGGATGCTGATGTTGGTCAATGATattgcattaagctgttagtacacaggtttaaatatttgtccaaaaagaaaccaatgctcaaacatcttgtttgactcgatcgaattttctttagtgtcaaactgatgctgtttcttgagttctttccttgtcaaatattcaaCCCTGTTTACTTCAGGTCTTATCAAAAAGTAACTGCAGAGAAAAAGTATATGTGCCCTAAAGTAAATATATTCGATTTGTAGCCTATGTTCCCATTCATAGTGCTCACAAATCTATCTTccgtatacagtatcggacaataaaaaatgcaccaaagccgttttcccatacaaactagttaaCTTCAGATTGCCATATCTCGGTTATTTCTCAAGCGACTGTTTTCATTTTCTGTGatgtactataaaacatttcatttttcaaaatCGTTTGAAAATGTTCTGTAAtagctattgatacaaaagtttttttttttttattacttaatcatttatttgaggctcatgcgccatttggcataacggagccgaattcatttgaaacttttttttaacaatttcataCTTTTGACTTACTTGctaggttagttttggggaaccgtaaaactcgcggtttggtcgaggttagggagaACAATAATGATTTAGGAAGGGTTGGGATGATGGGGCTTATCGTTGACTCTCAGCAGCATAGGGTGGCGTAGTTGCTGctagtcaaacgtagagtggacaaacaacctgtaacgatacaaacaaacggtttTCGAAGGGAGACGAAGTGGACAAGTGCaacaacaagacgggggtatcaaacgaagacttcagcttgtttcaaaaagtcatacacaagcttcatgtactcaagatcaagttttcccaacacatctctaatgtcttccttttctggtttccctcgggtcctgagggatgcacataaatcggatctggcaataccgtattcggggcattcccacacgACATGATTGATGTCTTGGTAGCCTGCACCgcagctacagcgattgctatcAGTGAGCCCTATTCGAAAGAAATGTGAACCCAGGgaatagtgattggacataagtcgacacattatcttgataaaatctcgacttatgtccaaccccttgaaccacgccgtcttcgatacctgtgggagaattgaatgtagccacctgcccaattcccctgcatcccatttttgttgccaactgaccaaggcatgctgacgagcaatcgaaaaaaattcattaaaggcgatatgacggtcataaatatcgccttccatagcgcccaccttagcgagcgagtccgctttctcattacccgggatcgagcaatgcgaagggacccataccaaggtgatattatatgattgattcgataaagcactcaaaattgatcgtatttcgcttaggaaatacggggagtgcttcaccggcctcattgaacgaatagcctcaattgaactgaggctatccgtgaaaatgaaatattgatcagagggaagagaggcgattcgctctaatgcaAAGTGTAttgccgccaattctgcgacatataccgAGCAAGGACTtcgaagtttatgggcggcgctatgaatctcattaaatacaccaaatccagtggaatcatttgttttagaCCCGTCTGTGAAAAACTTTCTGTCGCAACTAacatgaccaaacttgcttgcaaaaattcttggaatgtgctccgatcggagctgatctgggattccacggatttctcccttcatggtcagatcaaaaactatagtggaatcggagaagtctgggaagcaatcgcggTTGGGAATATTCAAAGAAGggttaacctccagagtcatgtacgagtagtacactgtcataaattttgtttgatgaattcgttcgattagcttttcaaaattttcaattaccaatggattttgcacctcacagcggatgaggaaccttaacgacaattccacgaaacgatctgataaagggagtactgctgctagtacctccaaactcattgtgtgcgtcgagttcatgcagcctaacgcgatccgaagacaacgatactggatacgctctagcttcaagatgtgtgttttcgcggcggactggaagcaaaagctaccgtattcgagcaccgacagtatcgttgtacgataaagctttatcagatcttccggatgggctccccaccatgttccggtgagtgtacgcatgaagttgattcgttgttggcacttctgatacagataattaatgtgctttccccaggtgcctttagagtcgaaccagacccctagatacatatgcgaaagagcttgagtgagttccttacccaaaaattgaagctctagatcggctggatcacgcttcctagaaaagacaactaactcagttttctccggagagaattcgatacccagctttacagcccaagcagacaaattgtccagagtatcttgcaatggtccttgcagatcttccgccttTGGTCCGGTGACagaaaccacggcgtcgtccgcaagctgtcgtagcgtgcaattttccacgagacattcgtcgatatctctgacgtaaaagttgtaaagaagggggcttaagcatgagccctgggggagacccatataactaattcgtgaagttgccgaggttccatgagagaaaaacatgtgcttctcagacaacaagttgtacaagTAGTTATTTAAAATCGGGGAAAGtccacactcgtggagtttgtctgaaaggacatcaacgcaaactgcatcaaaagctcccttaatatccaaaaataccGAACCCATTTGgtctttttgagcgtaggccagttgaatttctgtagaaagcagcgccagacaatcgctcgttcccttgcctctgcgaAAACCAAATTGAGTATCTGATAGaaggccattcgattcaacccatttgtcgagCCGAttgagaatcatcttctccagcagcttccgtaaacacgacaacatcgcaataggacggtacgagttgtgatccgacgcgggcttcccgggtTTTTGGATGGCAATAACtctcactcgtctccagtcatccggaacagtgttgctctccaagaatagattgaataaattcaacaagcgcctctttgcgacgtctgggaggcttttaagcaagttgaacttgattctatccattcctggggcagagttgttacatgacagaagcgcgagtgagaattctaACATCGAAAAAGGTGAatccatcgcattcctttcgggtggatAACGACGAATATTCGATTGCacttggaccgaatccggacagactttctttgcgaaatcgaaaatccatcgaggcgagctttctcgatcctcgttaaccgataccgcgttgcgcattctccttccAACCGTCCAAAGAGtccgcattgacgtctcccgcgataaaccgttgacgaaattcctccaataaccacgtttcttCGCCTTCACGAGATTCGTGAATTTGTTGTCAAGGGAGGAATACCGCTCGTAGTTTTCCCGTGTGCCACGCTTCCGGTAGGTCTtaaacgcggcggatctttcgcgataggctccggtacattcttcatcccaccacAGTGTGGGGGGTCTTCGCCGTATGGAAGTTCCCGGAACCGGTCTACGCTGCGCTTGAAGAGCACTACCGACGATTAACCCGGACAGAAATTGGTATTCTTCCTGTggtggaagaacgtcaaccgactgctcgcccTCGGTGACCAACTCGGCATATTTACCCCAGTCAATATGCTTCGTGAGGTCGTACGCGACGTCGATCTGGCGAGCTTGACACGAATTATTGGTAACCGAAATTTTGAtaggcagatgatcactaccatggggatcctgaataacattccacgtgcaatccaatgatagtgaattcgaacatattgcGAGGTCTAACATacttggaggatctggaggtttaattcgcgttgcttccccggagttcaaaattgtcaagTTGAAATAGTCACAGAGGTCGTATATCAAGGTGGCGCGATTGTCGTCCTTGGAagacccccaggctgttccgtgtgcattaaaatctcccAGGATCAACCATGGCGCCGGCATAGCACAGCATATAGCCGCAAGATCTCTTCGAGATACTTTTGTACTGGGCGGTATATATACACTGGCTATGCTAAAACTTTTCCCTTGTATAGTAACatgacatgcaactatttcaatgccgttcatcggggggaaatcaattctataaaaggaatggagcttattgatccccaagatcacccctccatatccatcccctcgatcacgacggataatgttaaaatcgtggaaagagacatctttatcggaagttagccatgtttcactaagagcaaatatgtcacaacgtgttctgtgaactaaaaatttgaacgcatccatatttttaattaggcttctacaattccactgtagTACTTCGATCATATCTCCGACCTCACTggacaaattagccatcgaaagatatgaaagaTTCAAGAATCGGCCATTTTGAAGTCAGTTGCTTCAGAAAAGGTCTCACAAAAGGAAGTGCCATGATAATCAAACTTCTTATAGCGGGGGAGACATTCAacgtttcgaagatgatatccactaTCCCAGAAAGAGTAAATTTTCCGGAAAGGTCGACTGGATTCTGTCGGCGTTCCTGATGACTTGTTTGATGGGTTTCTGGGTGAAAAACTGGAGCAACTGGGGTTTTAGATGATCCCGGAAGTGACGGAAAATCTCCAGCCGAGAATTTAAAACCTGGAGGCGTTACCTTTTTGGTGTTTCCGCCACTTCTTGATTTTACCAGAGGGGTTTGAAGAGCTGGTTGAGCAACAGGAACGTTTTGAGAAGCTCGCtgttgcatgtgccgttttgcaacagcACGCTTCCTTTTCGTTCCTGTCTCAATTATAGTGTACTCTACACCACCCTCAGAGTCAGAACCTTGATCGTCATCTGGCAGCGATGCGAAGATGTTATTGTTAGTTGGAGGTCGGGTAGGTGGTACAGCAGCCGGGGTGATATTTTTAAGCATTTCTGCATATGATCTCCTCGACCGCTGCTTCAAAGAGTTTATAGAACGTTTCTCCCGCTCTACGTACTTTGGACATGCACTTATATCATGAGGTGGCGTTTGGCCACAAGTAGcacattttggccccatattgcAGGGGCCCTCGGCATGTTGTTCCCCACACAAACCACAACGTGGTTTATTGCTGCAATAAAGTGCGGTGTGGCCCAACTGCCGACACTTTTCACAGTGCATGACCTTCGGTTCGTAGAGACGAACAGGTAATCGAAGGAGCCCAACCACGAGAACGCTTGGTAGAGCCGAGCCGGGAAAGGTCACTCTAAAGGATTCTGACGGTTTTTTTGAGCCGTCGGGTTGTGCCTTATTCATTTGAACGGCATCAAGTACTGGAACCAGTGGGACGGCACGATTTTTAAACCCACCAGCTCCAGCCAAGATGGAGGCACGAGTCAAACTGTCATCAGTGACCACTCCATGGCACTCTATCTCGAGGCTAGGCAGGTAAGTTCTGTACTCCCTCGAAAAAAGCTCATAGTTAACAATCCTGTTCGCCTGGTCGCGGTCGCTTACAGTAACGCGCAATTTATCGCGACTTGGTGAGTCCACCTCAAGGATGCCTCGAAACGATTTCTCCAGATCTTTTgcgatttgtaatttgttaagttTTTTTCCGTTCGGTTTGGgccgaaagaaaaccagaaagggaccTTTAGATCCGGGTGGGTAAACTTTCAGGCGGGGGCTCACCGGATCAGAGGATGCTCCAGGGATAGATGAGCATACAGGGGGTTGAGAAGAAAACCCAGGCAGACAAAAATTTGTAGCCAAGGGAGTTTTTACCACGGGCTGGGACCGCGTTTCGTTCACCAAAGAACTAATTggaataattccggaagaaacagcACAACGGAGTACTTGACGAACCTCTGGATCATTTTGATTATTGGCAGTCTCCAtggcctcagaattctgagtttGCTCTATTGAGTTAGAGGATAAACCAGAGGCTGTCTCGTCATCGGATGAAATTACGAGATCCGACGAACCCCCGCCGGTGTCATTTGTTTCCATGCGGGCCTATTTTATTCTACCGCAGGGAAACCAGTAATGATATCAACTGAACTAAGTATGGGCTATTCCGCACAGTAGCAACAAGAAACCAATAAAAGGAACGAAAATAGCCGAAACTAGATCCgaaaacgaaagaaaaaataaaaaatagaaaagaaaggACAGCAACTACTTAAATACTAATATattgaaaataaatataaaaaatagaaaagaagagggaaagcaactaaaaaaaaaaaaaaatgaaatactaAATCGATGGCGTGGTTCTACCTATAAGCAACTAGTAGCACTACGTCGAAAAAGAAGACAACCAAAAATTATAAAGcgaaaaaattccaaagaaaaatgtATTTGGATCCACTACGGTAAGAGTGCGGCAGAGCAGATACGAGTCAAACCAAAAATTACCAACAATAGATATTGTAATATAGTATAAGCCAATATCggagaaaaacgagaaaaaaatagaagaaaaggagagcaacaaaaaaaaaaaaacaattcaaataCGTATATCTACTTAAATGCTAATGTGTTATaaggaaatattaaaaaaaaagaaaaaaaatgaaagaataagaaggatagcaactaaaaaaaaaataagggacTAATTCGAAGACGTGGTCCTATCTAGATTCAACTAGTATCACTACGTCGAAAAAACAACCAAAAGTCAAAAAGCGAAACAAAAATCGAATAAAGTAGACCTTAGGTCTACGCCAAATTCAATATTATGCTGCGTATGAAAattacagagaaaaaaaaatccgaaagaaaaaaaatatgtaagaaaaaaaataccaaaaaaaaaaaaatattaaaccgGAAAATGTATCTCTTTTATCTGTGGTGGCTTCACAGCAAGATGGTAGAGGGGGGGAGTGCAGGCGGAAAGATAAAAGCGAATATCTACCTATACCGCAATCCAATCCAATGCGACTTTGTGGATCCGTTATTGCTGCTGCGCTGTGTAGGTAACTGTGGCACAGCAGATCACCAAACAAAGCCGCTTGCCacaatgacgatgatgatgaccgTTCTGTtgttttcgtcgtcgtcgtcgacgtcctaCTCGGTGGCGGCGACTGATGAAATGACGGCTTGGTTTACCAAATTTCTGCCCGTTTTATTATTAGGCGGATTCGGAACCGGGCAATCCGGATGGTGTGGGGTCCTCCAACTGAATTATGCTGTGGATGGGTTCTTCCGGGTCACTCGCGGCACTTCGCAAAAGAGCAAAAAACCAACTTATTATGTGGAATAAAAAAGCTTATTGCGCGAAACAGAACAAGAGTGGAAAGCGACTTCACTCTATAAGTGCACGACTAGGAGTGatatacaaaagttacagataagttgaattttgacaataaaaatgcaccaagtatACCACGAAGTTCAAAagcaaaaaatggttacgtcatacactgaaacctctttttatgcacatggctgggtctgcataaattaaaaaaggcataaaaagagggaaatttatgcataaattaagtttgggctttaattagtgaatctagttcgcgagaacaggtcttgctcctgggtagTTGGGgtagggctaagggggtttccagaaagtacccagagagcccaaaatgggggttccaaggggcttcaggggcgttttaagggcttGTTTCGGGGAATTTGAGGAGTCTTTTAAGGGTGTTctatcaagattttttggtgttttcatgggattacggggaattcttggatatttcaatagtattaagtgggtttcaggggcgttccaaggggctttagggaaaattcaagggatctcaggagcctttaaagggcgttgcaagaggtttcaggggtgttttgaggcatttcagagtctgctctaaaacttcctgaaattcctgaaattcctaaatCCCCCATGAACCACcaggggaccccatgtaacgcacctgtgaggcttcaaaccccccgaaaactcctccgtaacgctttcataacgccttttaattccgcagaaaatgctctgaaacttcctgaaatgccttcaaaatccccctcaaaccccctcggaccccatgtaaagcacctgagaggctccgaaccccacgaaaactccttgtaacggttccgtaacgcctctgaatcacgccgaaaatggtctgaaacatccttaaATGCCTCAAAACCcttctaaaccaaaacccctaaaaactcctccgtaacgcccctgaaaccagcCAAAAAtgcctgaaatgactccgaaaccccttaagacccactcggaccccatgtaacgcacatgagaccttcggaaacactcaAAAACGAACTTGTAACCTTCATTTgttctcctctgtaaacacccattggccgccgttgcaatagttcctgtcattataaaatattcttatgcataatattggttctga contains the following coding sequences:
- the LOC115258505 gene encoding uncharacterized protein LOC115258505: MCSKSIIILVVVTATLVLSKTEPPLGCVQIENVAYRRFMFAGQYQSGYDRSVNYDNWERLTDKDWIFDKSGKEYRIYTVRNQIAPMYLRVNKAVQIDNDRRKVQLSAFVNSTSEILWKVEDLKNGYYAIQNKDFKEYLYAGERKYDTTYGCLHPYETSIYNWKTNTTMCRHVGQVFTWKGKKPKKLGHEFQWKIHSC